In Drosophila willistoni isolate 14030-0811.24 chromosome XR unlocalized genomic scaffold, UCI_dwil_1.1 Seg144, whole genome shotgun sequence, one DNA window encodes the following:
- the LOC6638784 gene encoding myrosinase 1: MLKIFWPIFFVIVAIHGNPVSETRRFPQDFLWGVGSSAYQIEGGWNADDKGESIWDHLVHTHPEKIDDQSGADVTADSYHQWRRDVQMVKELHASTYRFSLSWPRIMPGGYMNHVSTAGIKYYSNLIDELLRYNITPMVTIYHWDLPQRLQELGGWTNPEIIPAFKDYARLVLEMFGDRVKLWTTINEPYQICEMGYGLDYMAPSYKYPGIPSYLCGHNLLKAHAEVVHMYREQFQKRQGGRIGITLSSSGFAPRNPDSAEDREAAERGFQFFVGWFAHPIFSRHGNYPKIVIDRIRNLSKEQGFTRSRLPEFTQAEIHRIRGTADFFGLNTYTTYLATTNGHNNTGNFPVPSFDHDMGIIYNHDGVDWPSSGSVWLKSYPKGIYDLIKWIHHQYNGPEIMVTENGVSDRGGLEDYARVDYLNSYLSAVLDAIEDGVNVSGYIVWSLMDSYEWKAGFNEKFGLYHVDFTSPERTRTPKISARVYTHICKNNGINWSYRPTLNKEQLVAMAQLPAEDLAGISGAKANTGTWHWCWSLTLLVSLLRRVSE, from the exons atgttgaaaatattttggcCAATTTTCTTTGTAATTGTCGC CATCCATGGCAATCCAGTGAGTGAGACACGCAGGTTTCCCCAAGACTTCTTGTGGGGGGTCGGCTCATCGGCATATCAAATCGAAGGCGGTTGGAATGCCGATGATAAGGGCGAGTCGATTTGGGATCATTTGGTCCATACGCATCCCGAGAAGATCGATGATCAATCGGGTGCTGATGTAACAGCAGATAGCTATCATCAG TGGCGACGAGATGTCCAGATGGTCAAGGAGTTGCATGCGTCCACCTATCGTTTCTCATTGTCGTGGCCCAGAATTATGCCCGGCGGCTATATGAATCATGTTAGCACCGCTGGCATTAAGTACTATAGCAATCTGATTGATGAGCTACTTAGATATAATATCACACCCATGGTCACCATTTATCATTGGGATCTGCCGCAGCGACTGCAAGAGCTGGGCGGCTGGACCAATCCAGAGATTATACCCGCATTCAAGGACTATGCTCGTCTAGTGCTGGAGATGTTCGGTGATCGTGTCAAATTGTGGACTACCATAAACGAGCCATACCAAATCTGTGAGATGGGCTATGGCTTGGACTATATGGCTCCGTCATATAAATATCCGGGCATACCCTCTTATCTTTGTGGTCACAATCTGCTCAAAGCCCATGCCGAGGTGGTGCACATGTATCGTGAGCAATTCCAGAAACGCCAAGGTGGACGCATTGGTATCACATTATCCTCATCTGGTTTTGCGCCCAGAAATCCAGATTCAGCTGAAGATCGTGAGGCTGCGGAACGGGGATTTCAATTCTTTGTGGGTTGGTTTGCCCATCCCATTTTCTCGCGGCATGGCAACTATCCCAAAATTGTGATCGATCGCATTCGAAATCTTAGCAAGGAGCAAGGATTTACACGGTCACGTCTTCCAGAGTTCACCCAGGCTGAAATACATCGGATTCGTGGCACAGCGGATTTTTTTGGCCTTAATACGTATACGACCTATTTGGCGACTACAAATGGTCATAATAATACTGGCAACTTTCCTGTGCCATCGTTTGATCATGACATGGGAATCATTTACAATCACGATGGTGTGGATTGGCCTAGTTCAGGTTCAGTCTGGTTAAAG TCATATCCCAAAGGCATCTACGATCTGATCAAATGGATTCATCACCAATACAATGGACCCGAGATTATGGTCACCGAAAATGGAGTAAGTGATCGCGGTGGTCTGGAGGATTATGCTCGAGTTGACTATCTCAATTCGTATTTGTCCGCCGTATTGGATGCCATTGAGGATGGGGTTAATGTCAGTGGCTATATTGTCTGGAGTTTGATGGACAGTTATGAATGGAAAGCGGGTTTCAATGAGAAGTTCGGTCTCTATCATGTGGACTTTACATCGCCCGAACGTACCCGTACACCAAAGATCTCAGCCAGAgtttatacacatatatgcaaaaataatGGCATCAATTGGAGCTACAGACCCACTCTGAATAAAGAACAATTGGTGGCTATGGCCCAATTGCCAGCCGAAGACCTTGCGGGGATCAGTGGAGCCAAAGCCAACACTGGAACCTGGCATTGGTGTTGGAGTTTGACCCTTCTGGTCAGTTTGCTGAGGCGGGTGAGTGAGTGA
- the LOC6638783 gene encoding lipase member H, whose product MCKRSFRQAVAMSEMSIYLSYGIILALIGRCWVLSATDIDQIQRHNIKLLSEQLNRGWRAFCDAPVDEGVMSLFQGIHPSDGRLHVMTITNQSVELPVRSLSQLKDFDINTERKTLIYVNAFHTNDSYFSVQEHLILLQTSRRDLNVIVVDFARNVEQLYYAVRHHLSVHGYFIYKLLNSLTDAGIKPEDITLAGHSVGANIAALGAQLYAKGSKQLVNQLIAIDPATMCRTSDILVKQGLATRVVVIHGEGDVYGVRVPLGNVDIYPNGVGFFPRRKLQPGCESKICSHMYPFVLFMEALIEGVMIPATKCESWAKFRLADCNFKNTLNIGLVYPADAKGLYFCLTQPNPPFTYMEHGLRYKSRQEANSLDKTSV is encoded by the exons GAGCATTTACCTCAGTTATGGCATTATTCTGGCCCTGATCGGTCGGTGTTGGGTTCTATCAGCAACGGATATCGATCAGATTCAGCGACATAATATCAAGTTACTCTCGGAGCAATTGAATCGAGGATGGCGAGCCTTTT GTGATGCCCCAGTTGATGAGGGGGTCATGTCACTCTTTCAAGGTATTCATCCCAGTGATGGCCGACTCCATGTTATGACCATAACAAATCAAAGCGTTGAGCTACCCGTACGTTCGTTGTCACAGCTCAAGGATTTCGATATCAATACGGAACGCAAGACCCTTATCTATGTGAATGCCTTCCATACGAACGACAGCTATTTCAGTGTGCAGGAACATTTGATTCTCCTGCAAACGTCTCGTCGTGATCTCAATGTCATCGTGGTGGACTTTGCCAGGAATGTGGAGCAATTGTATTATGCAGTGCGACATCATCTGTCGGTGCATGGCTATTTCATATACAAACTATTGAACTCATTGACTGATGCAGGCATCAAGCCAGAGGACATTACCCTGGCTGGTCATTCAGTGGGAGCCAATATAGCCGCTCTGGGTGCTCAATTGTATGCCAAGGGTAGCAAACAGTTGGTCAATCAGTTAATAGCCATAGATCCAGCCACCATGTGTCGCACATCCGATATTTTGGTGAAACAAGGCCTTGCCACTCGTGTGGTTGTAATCCATGGCGAGGGTGATGTATATGGAGTGCGTGTTCCACTGGGCAATGTTGATATCTATCCGAATGGTGTGGGCTTCTTTCCCAGACGTAAACTTCAGCCTGGTTGCGAGTCCAAGATTTGCAGTCATATGTATCCATTTGTTCTCTTCATGGAG GCTCTAATTGAGGGCGTCATGATACCAGCTACCAAATGTGAAAGCTGGGCCAAATTCCGTTTGGCTGATTGCAATTTCAAGAATACCCTTAACATTGGTCTTGTCTATCCCGCCGATGCCAAGGGCCTGTATTTCTGTTTAACTCAACCCAATCCTCCATTCACATATATGGAACATGGCCTTAGATACAAGTCACGGCAAGAGGCTAATTCGTTAGATAAGACAAGTGTATAG